In the Desulfuromonas sp. DDH964 genome, CCTTGCGACAGTCGGCGTACAGGGTGAACTGGGAAACGACCAGGGCGGCGCCCCCCGACTCGGCGAGGGCGAGGTTCATCTTCCCCGCGCCGTCCTCGAAAATGCGCAGCGCCGCGCTCTTTTCCGCCAGGTAGCGGGCGTCGGCTTCCGCGTCCCCCTGGCCGACACCGAGCAGGATCAGCAGCCCGGGGCCGATCGCGCCGACAATCTCGTTTTCGACCCGGACCCGGGCCTGGCTGACACGCTGCAGAACGGCTCGCATACTGGTGACTCTTTCGGTAATAGCATCGCGATTGAAACTTCGAAAACCAAGCGAAAAGCTGAAGGCGGCTCGCGCGGATAACTTCGGATAAAGTCTGATCAGGTTCGGATTTAATCCAGGACCTTGGACCAATCCGAATTTTATCCGAAGTGATCAGATCTGATCCGCGCGAAACCGCTTTTTGATTTTGTCCTAAGATCACCGCGGCACGAACTGCTCAATCCGCTTCCCCCGCCAGTCGCCGCAGCAGCGCCAGGTTGCGCAGGTCGAATTCGTTGTTGTCGCCGGGGGGCGTTTCGAGGATCTTTGGCACGGTGGCAAAGCGCCGGTCGCGCATCAGGCAGGCGAAGGCGGTTTCGCCGATGCACCCCTGGCCGACATGCTCGTGGCGATCGACCCGGGAACCGCAGGGTTTCTTGCTGTCGTTGAGATGGAAAAGGCGCAACCGTTCGCAGCCGATGACGCGGTCGAACTCGCCCATGACCTCTTCGTACCCCGCGGGCGTGGCGAGATCGTAGCCGGCGGCGAAAACGTGACAGGTATCGAAGCAGACACCGAAGTCGTGCTGCGGGACCAGATCGATGATGCGCGCCAGCTGCTCAAAACGCCAGCCGAGATGGCTCCCCATGCCGGCGGTGGTCTCCAGCAGTACCTGCACCCCGGCCGGAGCGGCGGTAAAGATGTCGCGAAAGGCGGTGGCGATGCGCTGCAGGCCGGCCTCTTCACCGCTCTGCAAGGCGGCGCCGGGGTGCATCACCAGCGCCTCGATACCGAGCAGCGCGCAGCGCTCCAGCTCATCGAGAAAAGCGGCCTTGGCCTGCTGCCACTTCGCCTCGTCCGGCGCGGCGAGGTTGATCAGGTAGCTGTCGTGGGCGATCACCGGGCCGATCGGACTCTGTTCCCGGTTGGCCCGAAAGGCCGCGGCGCTCTCTGCGGAGATCGGCTTGCCCTGCCATTGGCTGGCATTCTTGGTAAAGATCTGGATCGCCCGGCAGCCGATCGCCTCGCCGCGGGCGAAGGCCTGTTCGACGCCGCCGCTGATCGAGACATGGACTCCCAGTGGTTGCATGCTTTTTACTCCCGGGGCGGGGCGGTTAGAGCCAGGAGGTAACCAGTTGTGCGGCCTGGCTGGCCGTCGCGACCTGGTGATCGACCACGGCGCTCTGTTCCGGGTCTTGGGCGACCAGCACCGTGGTCATGCCGAGCTGCTTGGCGGTAGCGAGGTTGGCAAGCGAGTCTTCGACCATCACGCAGTGCCCGGCGGCGAGGCCGAGCTGACGCAGAACGCCATGATAGGGGTCGGGGTTGGGCTTCGGCTGGTAGTTGGCGATACGGATATCGAAAATCTCCTCGAAGCTTTCTGCCAGGCCGAGGGCCGCGAGTACCCGCTCGGCATGACCGCGGGAGCCGTTGGTAAAGACAAAGCGCCGCAGCGGCAACCGCTGCAGGCTGCTGCACAGCAACGGGTCCGGTTGCAGCCGGGTGGATACATCGACATCGTGAACGTAATCGAGGTAATCTTCGGGATCGACGCCGTAGTGGCGGATCAACCCCTGCAAGGTCGCCCCGTAGGCCTTCCAGTAATGCCGGCGCAGGCCATCGACTTCGGCACGAGGGATGGCGACAACCTCCAGCATGTAGCGATTGATCCGCTTGTCGATCAGGGCGAAGAGATCGCGCTCCGGAGCGTAGAGGGTATTGTCGAGGTCGAAGAGGACGGCGGCTACCATCAGGCACCTGCCCGGGGGGCCAGGGCGGCGCGCAGCTGTTCGATGCGCCGCTGACATTCGGGCCCGCTCAGGAGCCGCTCCGGGTGGGGTTCGCTCCAGATCGGCCGCGGCCAGAGGGGATCGTCGGCAAAGCGCGGCACCAGATGCCAATGCATGTGCGGCACCATGTTGCCGAGCAGTTCGTAGTTGATCTTGGTCGGCTGAAAAACCTGGAACAGGGCTGCCGCGACCCGGTTGACCTCTTCCATCACCCCCTGCCGGACCGCCCGGTCGAGGTGAAAGAGTTCGGTGACATGCTCCCGGGTAAAGACGAAGCAGTAGCCGGGGAAGAACTGGTCGCGGTTGAGGGTGACGTAGCAGTGCTCCAGCTCGGCAATTCGCAGCTCGGCTTCCGCGGCCCACTTGCCGCACATCGGACAGTTCGTCATTGGGGGGCATACTCCCCGGCAAAGACCTCGACGGCCGGACCGGTCATGAAGACCTCCTCCCCCTGCCATTCCAGTTCGAGGACGCCGCCGCGCAGGTGATTGCGCACCACGCGTTCGGTACGCCCGGTGAGGACCCCGGCGACGGTCACCGCCGCGGCGCCGGTGCCGCAGGCGAGGGTCTCGCCGGCCCCCCGTTCCCAGGTGCGCTGACGGACCTCCCCGCGGGCGAGAACCTCGACGAACTCGACATTGGTCCGCCGCGGGAAGAGGGGATGATTTTCGATCGCCGGCCCATACTCCGCCACCGGGAATTCGTCGACCCGGTCGACGAAGATGACGCAGTGCGGATTCCCCATCGAGACACAGGTGATCTGCAGGGTGCGGTCAAGCACGGTCAAGGTTTCATCGATCACCTCGGCCTGCGGCGCTCCGGTCATCGGGATTTCGGCCCGGGTCAGCCGCGGCCGGCCCATCGCCACCCGCACCCGCTCGACCTTGCCGGCGGCATTGGTGAAGAGCTGCAGCTGCTTGATGCCGTCTCCGGTTTCGACGCTGATGGCATCCTTGGCCACCAGGCCATGGTCGCGGGCGAACTTGGCGACACAGCGCACACCGTTGCCGCACATCTCAGCCTCGCTGCCGTCGGCATTGAACATGCGCATGCGCAGGTCGGCGCGGCTTGAGGGGAGAATCAGGATCAGGCCATCGCTGCCGACCCCGAAGTGGCGATCGCTGATCGCCCGGGCCAGGGCCGCGGGATCGGAAACCGTTGTTTCGAAGCCGTTGACATAGACGTAATCGTTGCCGGCGCCGTGCATCTTGACGAACTTCATTTCGCCGTTTCCCTTTCCGAACCTGCGAATTCCTACCCGCGGGACTCATTATAGGCCGGCAGCCGCTTGCGGGCAACCGTCATCCTGCGCCGTGTGCCGTGTTGACCCCCCTGCGGCGCTCACGTATCATGAGATAAATTTCCGACAAGAGGAGCAGCAAGGATGGCTTTTTTCCTGAAGACCAAACTCTGGCAGACCGGATCCCTCGACTGGTGGGGCTTCATCGATGGCGAGGATGTCTATCTCGGCAGTCGCGAATTTCCCAATCCGCCCGAGGAGGGAGACGAGTGGACCGTGAAGCAGACCGGGGATATCTTCGGCATCGTCGAGGGGGAGATTCGCAAGATCGGTAACCAGCCCCCGGTCGTCCCGGAGTGGCTGTGACCGCCCCCCTGGAGATTCTCCAGCTGGCGGCGGGGGAGATGAAGAACTTCTCCTACCTGGTCTACTGCCCACAGAGCCGCCGCGGAATCGGCGTCGATCCCTCCTTTGCCCCGGAGGTGATGCTGCAGGCGGTGCAGGAACGAGGTCTCACCCTCGAGGTTCTGGTCAACACCCACGGGCATCGGGACCACTGCGCCGGCAACGCCAGCATTCTCACTGCCACCGGCGCCCGTCTCGCCGGCCACCCGCTCGATGTGCCCGCGGCGGAGCTGGCGCTCGGGGAAGGGAGCGAACTCGTCGTTGGCCAGGGACGGGTCGCGGTGCTGCACACCCCGGGGCATACCCCGGGCTCCCTGACCCTGAACCCGCCCGGCGCGCTGATCACCGGGGACACCCTCTTCGTCACCGCCGTCGGCCGTGCCGACCTCGCCGGCAGCGACCCGGAGGCGCTCTACCGGAGCCTGCGCCGGCTCGCCGCCTTCCCTGCCGCCACCCTGGTCTACCCGGGCCACGATTACGGTCCGCGACCGGTCTCGAGCATCGGTTTCGAAACCGCCCACAACCCCTACCTGCAAGCCCCCGACCTGCAGAGCTTTCTCACCCTGCGCTGCGGCTAACCGTGGTCAGCCCGTTCCGGCGGCGTTCGAACCAGCATTATCTCCGGAGCTTGATTCTCCAGGGAGACGACCCGGGTTCCCGCCAGGCGGTCATTCCAGCCGCGGCCGTCGCCAGCGAAAAGGATCGAGGCATAACCGAGGCCGCCGAGGCAGAGGGCCAGCAAACCACCGGCACTGCGCAAAAAGGCCTGGGAGGGGGTAAGCGCGGTTCCCTCCAGGCTTTCTACCCCGATAGCGAAGAGCATCTTGCCGGGGGTCTGACCGAGCAGGAAGTGAAAACCGGTGAAGTAACCGAAGCAGGCGAGAAACAGCAGGAGGAAGTAGGGGGTCGAGGAGCGCAGCAGCAGCTCCAGGTTCGGAAAGAAACCGGCTTGCGGGGGCCCGAGCAGGCGCTGTCCCAGCAGCAGGAAGACGGCGGCAATCCCCCCCAGCAGCAACAGATCGGCGAGGAGCGCCCCCAGTCTCTGGACCAGGGACGCTGACGACGGGGTTTCATCCGCTTCGGGAAGCGGGGCAAGTTCGCTCGGAACCGCCGGGGTTTCCTCCGGGAGACTCCAGAGCTCCGGAGCTTCCCCCTCCTCCAGCGGTTGGAGGAGGGTCAGCTCCTCTGCGGCGGCGAAGGTGACTGCCGCAGTTTCACCCCCCCCGCCCCAGGGAACAGCCTCGGCAAGGGGTTGGCCGCTAGCTTCTCCGGGAGCCGGCCTGGCCAGGGCGGGCTCCCGATCATCAAAAGGGTCGGGGGGCTCCTTGTCGCCGGCAGACTTTTTGGCGGCCGGCTCCTCTTCCCCCAGTTCATCCCAGGACGGAAGATCGAGATCACTCTCAACCAGTTCCGTCGCATCGTCGCTCTCCTCAAAGGCGAGCGCGCTCGGGTCGTCAAAGCTGGAGAGGTCCTCCTCCGCCGCGAAGAAATCGGATTCTCCCTCGGAGCCAAGATCGAAGGCTTCGGCTGCGGGATCGAGGTCGAAATCTTCCGGGGGCGAAATCGTTCCGGCGGCCAGCGAATCCTCTTCGGCATCCAGGAATAGTTCTTCGTTCCCGGCGGATTCGGCAACTGCCGGCGCCGCGGCCTCCTCGTCCATGAAGCCAAATCCGAAATCGGTGGCATCGGGGGCCTCGGTCATCAGCGCTTCTTCCGGCGTGGCGGCCTCCTCGGGCAGGATCGGAGCCCCCCCCCCGAGCGCCCCAGCCCGGGAAAGAGCAGACTGCGCAACCCGTGCTTGGCCTTGAAAGCGGCCAGATCACCCCCGCACTTCTTGCAGCTGTCCAGATAATCAAAACTGGTAAAGCCGCATTTGGGACATTTCATAGCGGTTCTCCTCCTGCGTTCATCGCCCGGGATTCCTCTCCCGGGCCACCTTCCCCCAGATCCCCGTAAACATACTGCAGGATTGCGGCAACGGCAAACCCTGCCGTTTCACTGCGCAGAATCCGGGGACCAAACCTTACCGGGACAAACCCCGCCGCTGCGGCGAGAGCTACTTCCGTCTGCGCGAATCCCCCTTCCGGCCCGACCAGAATCGTCGCGGCAGCTGGCCGGGGCGCTTCCAGCAAGCCAGCCAGCGGCCGGCTCTCCTCCTCCCAGAGCAGCAGCCGCAGGCCATCGCCTACCGCTGCCAGGGCGCTCGTCAGGGCAACGGGCGACGCCACTTCCGGGATAACCGGCCGTCGACATTGGCGCGCCGCCTCACGAACAATTTTACGCCAGCGCAGCAGCCGGTTTTCCTCCCGGGAGAACTCGGACTGGGGCACCGTCCGTCCGGTCAGAACCGGAACAAACCGGGTGATGCCAAGCTCGGTCCCCTTCTGCAGCACCAGATCGAACTTGTCCCCCTTCGGCAACGCTTGCAACAATTGCACCGGAAAGGGGTGTTCCGTGGCCCGCCGCCGTGCCAGGACCAGCGCTTCACCCTGGTGTCGCCCGAGGGCAAGGACCCGGCACTGGCAGATTTCGCCCGCACCGTCCAGCAGTTCCAGTTCATCCCCGGGGCGCATCCGCAGCACCTTGGCGATATGATGGAGAACGTCTCCGGAAAACAGGACGCGGTCGCCGGCAAGCTGTTCGGGGTCGACAAAGAACCGGTGCATCAGCCGCTCCGGCGATAGACCAGGCAGGACCAGTCTTCGCGCCGGAAGATTTCCGGTCCGACCAGGGGATAAGCCGCAAAGGCCTGGCTGACCAGGTCCTCCTTTTCGATCAGGATGCCGGAAAGGACGAGCGTTGCTCCGGCGCGCAAGCGGCTCACCAGCTGAGCGGCAAGACGGACATTCTCCTCGGCGAGGATATTGGCCAGAACCAGGTCGAACCCTCCCTCCAGCGCCTCAAGCGGAGCGCCGGTCACCTCGACCCGCTCCTGCAGATGATTGTTGCGAATGTTTTCCGTGGCCACCCGGCAGGACTCGGGCTCGATATCACAGGCCAGGACCCGGTCGGCACCGAGCGCCGCAGCCGCCATGGCCAGAATGCCGGAGCCGGTACCGACATCCAGCACCCGCCGGGGCGGGGCCGCACCGGCAAACCGGGAGGCGAGGGCTTCAAGGCAGAGCCTGGTGGTGCCATGAGTGCCGGTGCCGAAAGCCATCCCTGGGTCAAGGACTATGACAACCTCATCGCCGCTCGGGGCGTAGGCCTCCCAGCTCGGACGAATCACCAGGCGGCGACCGATCCGGACCACCGGGAAATGCTGTTTCCACCCCTCCGCCCAGTCTTCATTGCGAACCTCGGCAACCTCTGGCAGAGCGGGCTCCAGCCCCGGCACCAGGGGTGCCAGCCAGCGGAGCCGGTCGCGAACCGTCTCCCGCAGCGCCTCGACACTTTCTCCGGAGAGGGCAAAGTAGGCGCGGATCCGTACCGGCCCAACCAAAGGCTCGTCCGGATCCGGAGCAACAAAGGTATCGAGCCGCCGCTCCTCAACGGTAATGCCGCAGGAACCGAGTTCACCGAGTTCGGCGCAGACCAGGTCGACGGCGGCGGCAGGAAGATAAATATGGATTTCGCACCAGGAGTCCGGCATGCCCACTGTTTAGCAGAGCCGTCGGCGCAAAAGCAACAAAAACCTTGACAAGTCCCGGGGAGACCGCGTTAAATTTCTAATGAAGAAACAGCTAACGAATAATACTATTTACCATATCGAATGCTTTGGCCGCTCCTGCCCGGGAAAACCTACGGCCAAAAAGGGGTTGTCCGCCTTGGCTGCTTGAAATGGGCTTGATTTTAATGAATAAATTGCTACTATTCCTGACAGTATTTTCATGAGGAGCACCATGACCGGCCAGCAACAGATATTTCTTTTGTCCGATGCTACCGGTGAAACCGCTGAAAAAATGGTTACTGCCGCCCTGACCCAGTTTCGGCAGAAGAATGTTCGCCAGCGCCGCATCAGCCATGTCCGCACCAAAACCGACATCTACGAGGCCTTGGATGAGGCCCTGAAAGAGCAGGGGCTGGTCATCTACACCATCGTCAACCGGGAACTGGCCCAGCTGGTTCATGCCGAGTGCAACTCGCTTGGCCTGCCATCCCTCGATTTGCTGACACCGCTGCTGATGCGGTTGTCGGAGTTTTTCGGCCGCGAGGCGGGGGAGACCCCGGGGCTGCTGCACGGTGTCGACGAGGCCTATTTCCGCCGGGTTGAGGCCGTCGAGTTCACCGTCAAGCATGATGACGGTCAGGAGACCCGCAACCTGCCCAAGGCGGACATCGTGCTGGTCGGGATCTCCCGCACCAGCAAGACCCCCCTTTCGATGTACCTGGCGCACCGCGGCTACCGTGTCGCCAACGTGCCGCTGGTCAAGGGGATCGCGCCGCCGGCGGAACTGGCCGAAGTCGACCCGAAGCGGGTCGCCGGCCTGGTCCTCGATCCCCAGCGGCTGGTTGAACTTCGTGCTGCCCGACTGCGCAACCTCGGTCAGGACCCGCGTACCGCCTATGCGGACTACGAACATGTCGAAGAGGAACTGCGCTATGCGCGCAGCATCTTCCGCCGCAACCCCTGGGTCGTCATCGACGTCACCGGCAAGGCGGTGGAAGAGACCGCCAACGAAGTACTGGTCAAACTCAACCTGATATAGCCCGGCGGCCGGCGCCGGCGGGCGGGACTTCTGCTCTCAGACACTCGCAACCAAACGGACAAAGGAGATTGGAAATGCACATTCTGGTCGTGGAAGATGAAAAGAAGGTCGCCAGCTTCATCAAGCGTGGTCTGGAAGAGGAGAAGTACACCGTCGACCTGGCGGCGGACGGCGAAGAAGGGTTGGCAATGGGAACGGCCAAGCCCTATGACCTGATCCTGATGGACCTGATGCTGCCAAAGATGGACGGCCTTACCGTCATCCGGGAACTGCGGCAGAAGGGGATCCACACCCCGGTCCTCTGCCTGACCGCCAAGGATACCGTCGACGACATCGTCTCCGGCCTCGATTCGGGAAGCGACGACTACCTGACCAAGCCCTTTGCCTTCGCCGAACTGCTGGCCCGGGTCCGGGCGCTGGTCCGTCGGGGCTCCAAGGACCGCGGCGCCGAGATCCATTTCGCCGACCTGCGTCTCGACCCGGTGGCGCACAAGGTCTGGCGCGGCAGCCGGGAGGTCGAACTCACTGCCAAGGAGTACGCCCTGCTCGAATACCTGATGCGCAACCCGAACCAGGTACTGACCCGCACCATGATCGCCGAACATGTCTGGGACTACACCTTTGATTCATTCACCAACATTATCGATGTTTACGTCAATTACCTGCGCAAGAAGATCGACAAGGACTTCGACAAGCGCCTGATCCATACGGTCCGCGGCGTCGGCTATGTTCTCAAGGAAGAGGAATAGGACCCTGGCTGTCGTTTCCTATTTACCCGAACAGGACTGAACTCTTGTTTTTACGCACGATCCGCTTTCGCCTTACCCTTTGGTATGCCTTGTCGCTGGCCGTCGTTTTGCTGGCCAGCGGCCTTTTCTGGTATTACTACCTTTCCCGCAGCCTGTTGGGGCACGTGGACGAACGCCTGCTCAACGTGGCCGAGGACGTGGTCGGTTTTCTCAACCAGGAGGCCGCCGATGGCAACAGCCAGGTTGACTGCCTGGCCCTGGAAAACTTCGTCCGCCGCCACAGCTGGGCGGGCTTTGTCCAGATCCAGAACGATAACGGCACCATGCTCTGCTCTTCCGGCAACCTCACCGGGGTCCCGCTGCCGATCGGCAAAACCACCCTCCTCCTTTTTCGTCAGGGGCGGGACAGTTATGAGACGGTGCACACCGATGCTCTGCCACTGGAACTGCGCCTCCTGACCCATCCCGGCCGCCGCGAGGGAGAGCCGCCGCAACTGATCCAGGTGGCGGAAAGCCTCGATCCGGTTCGTCACTCGCTGGATGATTTACGTCTGCTGCTGCTGATCTTCAGCCCGCTGGCCCTGCTGGGCCTTTCCATTGGCGGCTGGTTTCTCGCCAGCCGGGCCCTGGCGCCGGTCAGCCGCATTACCCGCGCAGCCCAGAACATCAATGCCCGCAACCTCAGTGAACAGCTGCCGGTGAACAAAAATGGCGATGAAATTACCCGTCTCGCCGAAACCTTCAACGCCATGCTCGCTCGGCTTGAGGAGGCCTTTCGCAAGACCCGTCAATTCTCCGCCGATGCCTCCCATGAACTGCGCACTCCCCTGACCATTCTCAAGGGGGAGACCGAGGTGGCCCTGCGCTGGGCCAAGACCCCCGAAGAATTCCACGATATCCTCATTTCCAACCTCGAAGAGATCGACCGCATGGGACGGATGATCGAAGACCTGCTCACCCTGGCCAAGAGCGATGCCGGGGAGTTGCCCCCCGACCTGCACCGCTTCAGCCTCAGCGACACCCTGCAGCACCTCTATTTGCAGACCAGGGTCCTCGGCGAGGCGAACGGGGTGGAGATTCTCCTCAACCCGGAAGTCACCGAAGAAATCTACCTGGTTGGCGATGAACTGCGCCTGCGCCAGGTCTTTCTCAACCTGATCGCCAATGCGGTCAAATATACTCCGGCGGGGGGGCGGATCGAAGTCATCCTCAGTGTGGAAGGAGCCGAGGCGGTGGTCAGTGTCAAGGATACCGGCATCGGCATTGCCGCCGAGCATCTCCCCTCGATCTTCGACCGCTTCTACCGCATCGACCAGGCCCGCAATCGCAAGGATGGCGGCTCCGGGCTTGGCCTGGCGATTGCCAAATCGGTCGTTGAAGCCCACCAGGGGAAAATCGAGGTGACTTCGGTACCCGGCGCCGGCAGCACCTTCCGGGTCAGGCTGCCGCTCGATGGCGGCCGCGGTTCGAATTCCGACCAGGGCTGAGATCCGGTGGCAACACGCTCCGGGCTGCCGGGACCAAACGCAGGAACCCGCGTCCGGGGAGGCAATCCGGACGCGGGTTCCTGCTTTCACGGGGAGGTAGGAAGGGGGCGCGTCCAGCCTGCCACAACCGGATGGCGCCCTGACTCGAAATATACGCCGCTGAATTTTCAATCCAAGGCCGATTTCCGCACAATTTAGCGCCCCACTCTCCAGCATCCGGCTGTGCTAAAGCACAGTGTATTTCCTACTTGCCTGTGGTAGTTATGTCGCTATGCGCCTGGCCCTGAAATATCAGATTATCCTGGCTCCCGCCAGCGTCCTGCTGCTGATGACCCTGCTGCTCGGCTTTCTCCAGTTCAACTACTGGGATCTTTCGGTCAAGCGCCAGGAGGCCCGGCGCCTTGCCACCGTCTTCATCGCTCTGGCCGAAGCCGACCTGGCGACCCAACGCATGGCGGCTATGGCCCAACGACTGCGCGATGAACCGGCTATCGACATGCATTCCCTGGAGGAGATGGAGGAGCTCTTTTTCCATCTGCAAAGCGCGGTCGAGCGGATCCTTGAGCAGGAAGCCCTGAAAGAATCGAAGGTTTTGACCCTGCGCCAGACGGTTGCCGATCTCAACCCGGAGCAGGGCTTCGACTTCGACCGAATCACCAGCAGCATTTCGCGCCTGCGGCCGGAGATCGCCCAGCTCTCCGAGGCGATCCGCCGCGGCCGGGACAATCTGCGCGATGTCCACAACCAGGACATGGACGAAATGGTGGCGCGCACCACCTTCGTCTCCATCATTGTTCTCGGTACCGCCATCCTGGTCGGCATTTTCCTCTCGCTGGCTCTCGCCCGGCGGATTTTACACCGCATCCAGTTCCTCTCCGACAGCGCCGGCCGCATCGCCCGCGGCGACCTCACCCCCCCCGTGGCACCGGCAGAGACCCACGACGAGCTGGATGAGCTTGCCGTCTCGATCAACCGCATGACCGAACGGCTGATCCGGGTCGTCGGCACCGAAAAACTGCTGGAGGGAGCGGAGGAGGAACGACGGCGCATCGCGATGGACATCCACGACCAGACCCTTTCCGACCTTTCCTCGGTTCTGCGCGGCATTCAGGCCATGAAGGGACGGCAAGAGGAGGCCGGGGAGGTGACGGCTCTCGAGGAGGATCTGCAGCGCGCCATCGCCAACCTGCGCGAGGTCATGGACAACCTCCACCCGCAGACCCTCGACATCCTGGGCTTGGGCGCTGCCCTCCAGTCCCACCTCGAACGACACCTGGGCGGGCCCGAGCTCCCCGAGTACCACCTCTACATCTCGCCCCGGGTCGATTCCGCCGAATTCTCCCGCACTGCCCGGCTGACCCTCTACCGGGTCGCCCTGGAAGCGATTCACAACGTCATCCGTCATGCCGGCGCGACCCGCTACGAGGTCGGCCTTGACCGGCGCGACGGGGTACTGGTTCTCTCGGTGGAGGACAACGGACGCGGCTTCGACCCTGCGGCCCCCCTGGCTGCCGGGCACCGCGGCCTTAACAATATCCGTGAACGTGCCAAGACCATTGGCGCCAACATCAGCTGGCAGCCATCACGCTTTTCGAGCGGGACCCGTTTTGAATTGACATTGGCGGTCCCCCCGGACCCCGAACCGAGGTGAGAGATGGAATCGTTGAAGATCCTGATTGCAGAAGACAACCCCAAGGATTTCGAGTTTCTTGACCAGCTTTTGGCGGAATGGAGCGAGTCGACCCAGATCGACCGCGCGCCGAACGGCATGGTGGCACTGGAGATCGCCGTCAAGCAGGAACAGCCCCTGATCATCAGCGACATCCAGCTGCCGGAGCTCAACGGCATCGAGTTTGCCCGGGCTCTCTGGCAACAGAAACCGGGTGCACGCATCGTTTTCTGGAGCCAGTTCAAGGATGAGATGTACGTGCGCGCCCTCGCCCGCATCGTTCCCGCCGAGACCGTCTATGGCTATATTCTCAAGTCGAACACCCGGGAACGGATTGCCTCGGCGATTCGCACCGTGCTGCTTGACGACCAGTGCTGGATCGACCCCGAGGTACGCAAGGTCCAGGGGATAGCCGGGCACAGCCAGACCGCCCTCTCCGATATCGAGTTCGAGGCGCTGGTCGATATCTCCCTCGGGCTCACCGACAACCTGATTGCCCAGCGTCGCTACCTCTCCCGCCGTGGCGTACAAAGTCGCCTCAACTCCCTCTACAGCAAGCTCGGCCTCGACCAGGAACAGTTTCACAGCGAGAAGGCCGGCGATGCCTTCAACCTGCGCAACCGAGCGGTCTCCGTCGCCCTGCGCCGCGGCCTGATCAACGCCTTCGAACTGGAGCACGAGGAGGAGGAATTCCAGACCTGGCTCAAGCGCTTCAAGGGAAACAAGGGCGGCCTTTGAGCAAGGACCTGCCCTCCTGAAAATAGCCATCAGATTTCTTGCGGGGGAAGAAATTCTTCTATACAATGGTCATACCAAGCCGAGGAATGGAGCAAAGGTATGACCATTGTATTTGAGCCGATCCGCCCGAAGAAGATTTCCGAAGAGATTGTCGACCAGATCAAGCAACTGATTGCCCGCGGTGATCTCGGTCCCGGGGAGCGCATTCCCTCGGAGCGGGAGCTGGCGACCCTGCTGGGGGTCAGCCGCCCCTCGGTGCGTGAAGCGTTGATGGTGCTCGAAGCCATGGGGTTCATTGAATCCCGCCAGGGGGGGGGGACCTTTGTCCGCACTCTGACCGAAACGACCCTCACCAACCCCCTTGCCCGCCTCATGGAGCAGAAGGACCCGCGCCTTT is a window encoding:
- a CDS encoding pyruvate, water dikinase regulatory protein; protein product: MTGQQQIFLLSDATGETAEKMVTAALTQFRQKNVRQRRISHVRTKTDIYEALDEALKEQGLVIYTIVNRELAQLVHAECNSLGLPSLDLLTPLLMRLSEFFGREAGETPGLLHGVDEAYFRRVEAVEFTVKHDDGQETRNLPKADIVLVGISRTSKTPLSMYLAHRGYRVANVPLVKGIAPPAELAEVDPKRVAGLVLDPQRLVELRAARLRNLGQDPRTAYADYEHVEEELRYARSIFRRNPWVVIDVTGKAVEETANEVLVKLNLI
- a CDS encoding response regulator, yielding MHILVVEDEKKVASFIKRGLEEEKYTVDLAADGEEGLAMGTAKPYDLILMDLMLPKMDGLTVIRELRQKGIHTPVLCLTAKDTVDDIVSGLDSGSDDYLTKPFAFAELLARVRALVRRGSKDRGAEIHFADLRLDPVAHKVWRGSREVELTAKEYALLEYLMRNPNQVLTRTMIAEHVWDYTFDSFTNIIDVYVNYLRKKIDKDFDKRLIHTVRGVGYVLKEEE
- a CDS encoding heavy metal sensor histidine kinase; translated protein: MFLRTIRFRLTLWYALSLAVVLLASGLFWYYYLSRSLLGHVDERLLNVAEDVVGFLNQEAADGNSQVDCLALENFVRRHSWAGFVQIQNDNGTMLCSSGNLTGVPLPIGKTTLLLFRQGRDSYETVHTDALPLELRLLTHPGRREGEPPQLIQVAESLDPVRHSLDDLRLLLLIFSPLALLGLSIGGWFLASRALAPVSRITRAAQNINARNLSEQLPVNKNGDEITRLAETFNAMLARLEEAFRKTRQFSADASHELRTPLTILKGETEVALRWAKTPEEFHDILISNLEEIDRMGRMIEDLLTLAKSDAGELPPDLHRFSLSDTLQHLYLQTRVLGEANGVEILLNPEVTEEIYLVGDELRLRQVFLNLIANAVKYTPAGGRIEVILSVEGAEAVVSVKDTGIGIAAEHLPSIFDRFYRIDQARNRKDGGSGLGLAIAKSVVEAHQGKIEVTSVPGAGSTFRVRLPLDGGRGSNSDQG
- a CDS encoding sensor histidine kinase, which produces MRLALKYQIILAPASVLLLMTLLLGFLQFNYWDLSVKRQEARRLATVFIALAEADLATQRMAAMAQRLRDEPAIDMHSLEEMEELFFHLQSAVERILEQEALKESKVLTLRQTVADLNPEQGFDFDRITSSISRLRPEIAQLSEAIRRGRDNLRDVHNQDMDEMVARTTFVSIIVLGTAILVGIFLSLALARRILHRIQFLSDSAGRIARGDLTPPVAPAETHDELDELAVSINRMTERLIRVVGTEKLLEGAEEERRRIAMDIHDQTLSDLSSVLRGIQAMKGRQEEAGEVTALEEDLQRAIANLREVMDNLHPQTLDILGLGAALQSHLERHLGGPELPEYHLYISPRVDSAEFSRTARLTLYRVALEAIHNVIRHAGATRYEVGLDRRDGVLVLSVEDNGRGFDPAAPLAAGHRGLNNIRERAKTIGANISWQPSRFSSGTRFELTLAVPPDPEPR
- a CDS encoding response regulator transcription factor, coding for MESLKILIAEDNPKDFEFLDQLLAEWSESTQIDRAPNGMVALEIAVKQEQPLIISDIQLPELNGIEFARALWQQKPGARIVFWSQFKDEMYVRALARIVPAETVYGYILKSNTRERIASAIRTVLLDDQCWIDPEVRKVQGIAGHSQTALSDIEFEALVDISLGLTDNLIAQRRYLSRRGVQSRLNSLYSKLGLDQEQFHSEKAGDAFNLRNRAVSVALRRGLINAFELEHEEEEFQTWLKRFKGNKGGL